Genomic window (Kazachstania africana CBS 2517 chromosome 10, complete genome):
GCTATTTCCACCATATTAGATTCGACgtcttcttttttcttactatcctttatttcaatatcttccCATCTGATCCAATTCATCGGTAAATTAGAGAACTTCTTGAACTCTTGTCTCTCAAAACGAATTTTCGCTCTTAAATCGTAGTTCGCTCTGTAAGCATTAATCTTGTTGCTGCAAGCATTATCAATACCACCATCTaaaaatatgaattttAAAATGTTCCATATTTGtctcttattttcttgattaaCATCCATTTTATCATAATCGCTTCTAGAGAGAATGTCACTATCTTTCAAGATGACCAACATTTGTAAATCTAAAACATATCTATAGATTTGACCATCCTGATCCTTGGTAATATAATACAACGGTAAAAACTTATTATAGTCACTGTCCGTACTGAAATTAATAAGTTTTAAACCTAATGGGTAGAAGGATCGTATATAGCGTCTTCTCCTCAGTTCGTTCTCCTTTTCTTGCTTTGCAacttctaatttttttaatcttGCCTCTtcctcaatttttttagcttctaaaattttttgtttggCCTTCTCTTCGACACGTTTTTGTTCATCtgatttcatcttttctaaaatttcttgttccttctttttcttaCTTTCAAGTCTCCtttgaatatattcttcttcagctttcaatctttgctctttttcttctggaGTTTCCTTGATAACAGGAGCTTCAACCGGAGAATCTAACTTCACCTTTTTGGCGATGTGAACATCACTAGCACTACTACttaaattagaagaagagtGTCTCGATAACGGATTGGCAGTGATAGGAGACATAGTCCTTCTTCTTGAAGGCACTTTGACTGGTTCAtcatctttctcttcttccaTTGGTGTCTCTCTTGAAACTTTTAGTTCCTCATTGTTAATTTTGTCCTTTTCCTGGATATTGTGAAACTTGATGGATTTTTTTGCTTGTAGTAatgttgatgatgaagctCGTGGGATCTGTTCAGCCAGATTCTTTTCCTTGTTGTCCTGTTTTCTCCTATCTTCATTCACAGAAAGCGACCTCTCTGTCTTTTGTACACTTTTAATCAAAGTGGATCTTTCATCTTTCCTAACGTGTTCATCCTTTATTTCTCTAAGGACGTTACCGTCATATTTTTCTACCgcttttttcaataatgcaATTTCTCTCTCGTCTACGAGACCTAGAAGACTGTTTTGCGCATAGTACAATGCATCGTGGCCACTCTTATCCCTAGCTAGTGGATTCGCGCCAGCTTCTATTAATAACTTCACCGTTCCTAGATGATCTCTCCCCACCGATTGGAGCAGCGGTGTTACATTATCTCTATTGTGATTATTTACAGGCGCTCCAAATGCCAAAAATATGCTCGTTACATCTTCATGTCCAAATTTAACAGCCTCCATAAATGCCTTGAAATCTGCTTTTCCTCCATTTTCGAGATATTGTCCTACATACGATAAATTACCTTCCTTTGAAGCAGCAAGCAATTTTTCTCTGCCCCATTTGGTGTTAAGATCATTCCAGTAGAAATGTATGTCGGATGATTGTTCATTAGTGTCATGTGTTTCCGCGTCCTTGGCACTTGTtttattcttattttttctttctgtGTTCCATTTCTTGGTGAAATCTATCAGATCCTTTTTGACCGCTTCTACTTggtcaatttcttcttcatctagATCGTTATGTTGCTCTAATAATTCATATGCAGTGAGACCTGCTGTATTTACATGTGTTGGATCTGCACCATGCctcaataaatattttattacaTCAACATGGCCATTATTAGCGGCATCGGTTAATGGGGTATCTCTGTCACTTTCGAATGATATACAATTTATTTCTGCGTTGTATTGCAGCAGTAGCTTAACAATATCTAGATGACCACCGAGTGCAGCTTCATGCAAAGGGGTATTTCCAGCATTGTCTCTATCGTGAATATCgatttcatcatcctcTAGTATTTGTTTTACAATATCGTATTTACCCTTATTACAAGCTGTATGGAGTTTTGTAGACCCGAAAGCATTTTTATGGACTGTCTTCCTTTGTTTTGAAGTACTTTTGCGATGAgacttcattgaaaattttgcagGAGATGAGCTTATCCTCGAATGTTGAGGCTTTAGAGGGGATGAATCACCATGTAAAAAACTGCTAGAAATTTCTACACTGTTCATATCATCCAGATCTGATAATTCTGAATCAGAACCACGCGGTGTACCAATTTTGTCACCTCTAATTAGTCTTCCACGAGGTTTTAATTTTACAGGTGACCCCATTTCAGTTGGAGCATCACTTTCAATCTCcctttcttcttccatttcCCTTTGTAACTCGCTTTCAAAATTGCCTGAGACAGATAAGTTGGGTAACGATGCAGGCCCTCGGAACATTgctttcaaatcttctcTGGATAGTGAGCCACTGCTACGCTTTTGATTCAGGGTGTCATACTCTTTCTTCGGCAAATCTGTCGCTggtttgataaattttgtgGCAGCCATTTTGGACTCAGtatcttcaaaagatgGTTTGGTTGTCGTGAgactaattttttttgcttccGCTTCTTTAtggttattattttcactTGACACTTGTTTaatatctttgaaagtACTATCTTTATCTGCTGGAGACAATTCGGGACttgagaaaattttatttatatcaCCACTTTGCCTTCTAATGCTAGTTTCTGTTTCTTCCAATTTAGGTACTGAATAAGAGTCAGATTCCATATTGCTTTCCAACCTTTGCTTTTCTatttcttgtttcttcttttcagcCTCTAGTTTCCTTTCAGCTTCTAATTTCTCCTCCAATTTCGCTTgttcattcaataatttgagCTCTCGTTctcttttttccttctcctccttttccttttgaGCCATCCTCTCTAACTCTTCTTTTCTAGAATTTACATTTGATAAATAGCTACTCAAAGATCTTTTTTTAACAGGAGCGGCCCCGCCGGTAGTATTATTCTTGTTAATGCTATTCGACACACTGTCAGACATCCTATATTATGTGCCTTTCAACTGTATGTGTGTTCCTTCAGGATGTTATACTTTGTATGTGTACTTAATTCAGCATTAACCTTCttggtattttttttttttttttttttgtctcTTCTTTGATATTGGAAACCACAGAGACAGAGACCCATTCACCACAACTGCAAAGCATAGTTTGACATAATGCAATGTCAGGATAATACCGATGGGGTTAATAACTTGATAACAGTTAACTATAATTATTAGCGTATTGCACAGTGTTAACAACGATATTTTGTTACTATCTGACTTATTTTGCGGTCATGCAACGTTAAATTACTTCACACGCAAGACAAAATGTTAATAtacaaaatgaagaaatttcaattaattCAAGATGGAAAGAGTTAAATTATTCTCGACAAATCCAGAACGACAGGTAGTACATTGAAACTACTCTCAGTATGATTAAATATATTGCCATATTGCGTTCACTATCTTGGTgattttctcttttattATGAGACGGCGACATGggaagaatttttcaatattgaaaagttcGATCGATCGAATAATGTCGAAGATGACTTTGACAAGCTCTAGAGACATACAGATACCGTAAGATGGCACCTCCTTTCTTTCCGGACATACTGCAGAATGTCAATGGCCTCTTGAACAGAGATTTCTATCAAAATACGCCAACTGCTGTCAATATATCTACTACTGCGTCCAATGGTGttaaattcaatatcaatggGAAGCAACTCGCTAGAGATGCGCCTTTACAAGCAAATATTGAGGCCAGACTATCAGATAAAGTCACTGGTATCTCTATATCACAAGGCTGGTCGAACAAGAACAAATTAAACAATAAAGTCGAGTTGAATAAATTGGTCATACCTGGCTTGAAATTCAACGTGATGTCAAATTTCAGTCCAGCAGATGATACAAAGTCTGCTAAATTGAATTTAAGCCTTGTgaaaccatttttttccacCAGGGCAACTTTAGATAAGTCTCTTTTCACAGGTAATCTGACTTTATCCCATGATAACATTGTAACTGGTGCTGAATTTTCGTACGATATTGCGAGTGGTACTATTTCTCGTCATGCCATGGCGATGGCCTATCAATCCAAGGATTATACCATTGGATTACTGATTTCCGACATGCAATTAGCCACTGCTTCTTTCTACCAGGTGctgaattcaaatttacagGTCGGTGCAAAAGCAacaatgaattcaaaactGAATTCAAATGTCAATATTGAGTTTGCAACGAAGTATAGACCAGATGAGTCTTCGCAAATTAAATGTAAAATTAACGATCTGGGTAAATTAACAGTTTCCTGTAaacaagatttgaaaaaggGCATCACTGTAGGTGTTGGTGCTTCCATGAATGCTTTGAAGTTAGATGAACCAATCCAAAAGATTGGATGGTCTTTAAACTTTTCATCTTGATTGTactattatatatataaaagttatacaaatatttctttccCCCCTCCCTAGAATGATTACAGTATGATGTTGACTGCTTGATTAGTCCACACATTGCACTCTACCACCATCACAATACCATATACCATACTCTTCAGAACCGGAGGATGGATGCCTAACGCTTCTATTAGTAAGTCGCAGCGTCGCACAGCGCAAGAAGGCAGGAAGCTGGAAATAAAAACAGCTCGAAAAGAGTCACAACGCACTCCAATTGATTGCATATCAAGAGTCCAACTCAAGGCTCAAATAGCAAGCAAGTAGCATCGTGagtatcaaaatattctttaaatATGCGTATAAACCATCACTCTGGACgaatttcttgttttcttAGTAAAtaaatactttttttccGTCAGTAAACTTGATCAGATTATTTTAGTAGAGGATATTGGAAcaataaattgaaacaGAAGCTGAGATAAACAGTCCAATTAATCAGGTTTCGTCATGTCTTCCTCCTTGGGTGATGAAGTGGCTACTGTAATTTCTGAGGACTTTGGTTTTAAAACGTTAGGTTCCAAAGTTATCCTCCCTTCCTACAATGAATCGTTACCATTTACAagtttaaaaaatttagcCATTCATGATGACAAAGCACTTTTTGCTGCATACTCAGGTGGTAAGCTTATTTGTGGTAATTTACAGAATTTGAGAGATCATGTGTGCGATAATAAAGATTTGGAGCTTTCGCTAGAgaaaacaattgaaaatgtcATATATTTAACATTCCACAATGATGACTTACTAGTGGTGATGAGAGATGGTTCCATCAATCTCTTTGATACCTCGTCATATCAAGCTTCAGAACTCACTATTGGAACATCTATTTGTGATATAAAGCTGCACAATTCTCTTCTAATATTTCTAGACACAGACGGTAATCTCTCACAGTACAATCTATTAACTAATTCCACTACAAACGTAACTGAAAATGTAGCATCATTTGATATCTATGAAGATAATGTCTTTGTACTTTCAAAACAAGgcaattttcaaaagtataCTTCCATCAATGATTCGATTATACCGCAACAAACGTGGCAATTCCCTGCagatataaataatatcataGCTGAAGGCAACGTTCCTACAATTATTTCTGCTTTATACGGTAACCAATGCTTAATGATCTTTGGACAGCCGATTTCGGAAGACTCAGAAGATGTAATGTATGATTATATGACATATCTTGTGGACATAGGGCAAGAAATTGTATTTCATGAAACTTTTGATATTGCTCCAGCTTATGGTACTGTATTAAGATATCCAACATACTATAACATTACTTTGCCAAATTTGTTAGATGGCACAGAACATATTAATGTAATAAGTTCTTCATGTGCAAGTGAAATAAGTATATGTGATTCAAAGGATGTTATACAACCATCTCAAGATAGTGAAAGAGCTGTGCTACCAGTAAGCAAAGATAGTGATAACGATACAAATCCTATCGGAGTATGTTTAGACATACTGACTACTGGTGCAGTCTCACAGCCGTGCGCTGGTGTGGATTCCATCGGACAGTTGCCattgatttatattttgaatagtGAAGGTAATTTACAGATTGTAGGACTATACCACGCTAGTGccataaaagaaaataactATCACGTCAATAATCTGCAAAAGGTAAAgaagcaagaaaaaaatccTCAAGAATCGCCCAATTTGACCAATCTCATATTGGAAAATAGCgaagaaaggaaaaaaaacaagGAAAGCACCGGTACAACTGCTTTTGACcaatctttcaaaactgACGCTGAAAACCCATTCTTGCCTAAAAGTGATAGTACAGTCAACGAAAAAGTCCcttcattttctgtttcaGCATCCGGACAGGATGCATTGTTAAAAGAACCCAGCTCAGCATTTGGTACTCCTGCATTTGGAAAACTATCTTTGGGTGACGAATCCAAAACGGTAGGTTTTACAGAAAAGACCCCAACATTTGGCACATCACCATTCGGACAAACTTCAGTATCATCAGATAGGCCAAGCTTCGGATCAGTTTCCTTCGGTCAGACATCAATTTCTCAAGATAAACCAACATTTGAGGCACCAGCGTTCGGAGCACCAGCGTTTGGGTCCCCCTCATTCGGACAGACGCCGGCCTCTCTAGATAAGCCGACGTC
Coding sequences:
- the POR2 gene encoding putative porin POR2 (similar to Saccharomyces cerevisiae POR2 (YIL114C) and POR1 (YNL055C); ancestral locus Anc_2.254), with the translated sequence MAPPFFPDILQNVNGLLNRDFYQNTPTAVNISTTASNGVKFNINGKQLARDAPLQANIEARLSDKVTGISISQGWSNKNKLNNKVELNKLVIPGLKFNVMSNFSPADDTKSAKLNLSLVKPFFSTRATLDKSLFTGNLTLSHDNIVTGAEFSYDIASGTISRHAMAMAYQSKDYTIGLLISDMQLATASFYQVLNSNLQVGAKATMNSKLNSNVNIEFATKYRPDESSQIKCKINDLGKLTVSCKQDLKKGITVGVGASMNALKLDEPIQKIGWSLNFSS
- the HOS4 gene encoding Hos4p (similar to Saccharomyces cerevisiae HOS4 (YIL112W); ancestral locus Anc_2.257) → MSDSVSNSINKNNTTGGAAPVKKRSLSSYLSNVNSRKEELERMAQKEKEEKEKRERELKLLNEQAKLEEKLEAERKLEAEKKKQEIEKQRLESNMESDSYSVPKLEETETSIRRQSGDINKIFSSPELSPADKDSTFKDIKQVSSENNNHKEAEAKKISLTTTKPSFEDTESKMAATKFIKPATDLPKKEYDTLNQKRSSGSLSREDLKAMFRGPASLPNLSVSGNFESELQREMEEEREIESDAPTEMGSPVKLKPRGRLIRGDKIGTPRGSDSELSDLDDMNSVEISSSFLHGDSSPLKPQHSRISSSPAKFSMKSHRKSTSKQRKTVHKNAFGSTKLHTACNKGKYDIVKQILEDDEIDIHDRDNAGNTPLHEAALGGHLDIVKLLLQYNAEINCISFESDRDTPLTDAANNGHVDVIKYLLRHGADPTHVNTAGLTAYELLEQHNDLDEEEIDQVEAVKKDLIDFTKKWNTERKNKNKTSAKDAETHDTNEQSSDIHFYWNDLNTKWGREKLLAASKEGNLSYVGQYLENGGKADFKAFMEAVKFGHEDVTSIFLAFGAPVNNHNRDNVTPLLQSVGRDHLGTVKLLIEAGANPLARDKSGHDALYYAQNSLLGLVDEREIALLKKAVEKYDGNVLREIKDEHVRKDERSTLIKSVQKTERSLSVNEDRRKQDNKEKNLAEQIPRASSSTLLQAKKSIKFHNIQEKDKINNEELKVSRETPMEEEKDDEPVKVPSRRRTMSPITANPLSRHSSSNLSSSASDVHIAKKVKLDSPVEAPVIKETPEEKEQRLKAEEEYIQRRLESKKKKEQEILEKMKSDEQKRVEEKAKQKILEAKKIEEEARLKKLEVAKQEKENELRRRRYIRSFYPLGLKLINFSTDSDYNKFLPLYYITKDQDGQIYRYVLDLQMLVILKDSDILSRSDYDKMDVNQENKRQIWNILKFIFLDGGIDNACSNKINAYRANYDLRAKIRFERQEFKKFSNLPMNWIRWEDIEIKDSKKKEDVESNMVEIALPVRETATLKNESTEHSDETRPDTVSKPLSLPLRFQHRHRVSHLLNTQTLW